One window of Quercus robur chromosome 12, dhQueRobu3.1, whole genome shotgun sequence genomic DNA carries:
- the LOC126708849 gene encoding guanine nucleotide-binding protein-like NSN1 — MVKRSKKSKSKRVPLKKKHKIIRKVKEHHKKKAKEAKKLGLNRKNKPEKDPGIPNDWPFKEQELKALEARRARAIDELELKKAERKERARKRKLGLLEDDDSSQLDKSASSADNSTGAGKNRDNSDRAFYKELVKVIEASDVILEVLDARDPLGTRCVDMEKLVMKAGPNKHLVLLLNKIDLVPREAVEKWLKYLREELPAVAFKCSTQEQRSNLGWKSSSKAAKSSSKAAKPSNLLQTSDCLGADTLIKLLKNYSRSHEIKKSITVGVIGLPNVGKSSLINSLKRSHVVNVGSTPGLTRSMQEVQLDKNVKLLDCPGVVMLRSGANDASITLRNCKRIEKLDDPIGPVKEILKLCPASMLVTLFKVPSFDSVDDFLQKVASVRGKLKKGGVVDVEAAARIVLHDWNQGKIPYYTMPPIRNQGEPSEANIVSELGKEFNIDEVYNTESSFIGSLKSVDDLNPVEVPPSCPLNFDEDILENDEPKLSIQVDEGPEDMANDEDDVSMACEEDEEGRNKGKTATSRQNEKLYAVEGMLNTKMKKAEKKRRKKAEKSIPEDAMDDDYDFKLDYFKKGSAMDVGDKDNENQIIGKVPMSGIEFPDE, encoded by the exons AAGAATAAGCCCGAGAAAGACCCCGGTATCCCCAACGACTGGCCTTTCAAGGAACAGGAGCTCAAGGCTCTTGAAGCCCGCCGTGCCCGTGCTATCGACGAATTAGAACTCAAGAAAGCCGAACGCAAAgaaagg GCTCGAAAGAGGAAGTTGGGTTTACTAGAAGATGATGATAGCTCCCAATTGGATAAATCAGCTTCTTCAGCAGATAATTCTACTGGAGCTGGGAAAAACAGGG ATAACTCAGATAGAGCTTTCTACAAGGAGTTGGTTAAAGTCATTGAAGCATCAGATGTCATTTTGGAAGTTCTTGATGCTCGTGATCCCCTAGGTACTAGATGTGTTGATATGGAGAAGTTGGTGATGAAAGCCGGTCCTAACAAGCATCTAGTGTTGCTTCTAAATAAAATTG ATCTTGTTCCTCGTGAAGCTGTTGAGAAGTGGCTCAAGTATCTTAGGGAAGAATTACCAGCTGTTGCATTTAAGTGCAGTACCCAAGAGCAAAGATCAAACTTAGGGTGGAAATCAAGCTCAAAGGCAGCGAAATCAAGCTCAAAGGCAGCAAAACCAAGCAATCTTCTACAAACTAGTGATTGTCTAGGAGCTGATACTCTTATTAAATTGTTGAAGAATTACTCAAGAAGCCACGAG ATCAAGAAATCAATTACAGTGGGTGTTATTGGCCTGCCCAATGTTGGTAAGAGTAGTCTCATTAATAGTTTAAAGAGATCCCATGTTGTCAATGTTGGTTCTACTCCTGGCTTAACAAGATCTATGCAAGAGGTTCAGTTAGACAAGAATGTCAAATTGTTAGACTGCCCTGGTGTTGTGATGCTTAGATCTGGAGCAAATGATGCATCTATAACTCTTCGAAATTGCAAAAGAATTGAGAAGTTGGATGATCCAATTGGTCCAG TGAAGGAGATTCTAAAGCTTTGCCCGGCCAGTATGTTGGTAACTTTGTTCAAGGTCCCTAGCTTTGACTCGGTTGATGACTTCCTTCAGAAAGTGGCTTCTGTTAGGGGTAAGCTGAAAAAGGGTGGTGTTGTGGATGTTGAAGCTGCCGCAAGAATTGTTCTGCATGACTGGAATCAGG GTAAGATTCCATATTACACTATGCCCCCAATTAGGAATCAAGGAGAACCTTCAGAGGCCAACATTGTTTCTGAGCTTGGGAAAGAGTTTAACATTGATGAGGTTTATAACACTGAATCTTCGTTCATCGGAAGCCTCAAGTCTGTTGATGATCTCAATCCTGTGGAAGTTCCCCCAAGTTGCCCCCTCAATTTTGACGAGGATATACTCGAG AATGATGAACCAAAACTATCAATCCAAGTTGATGAAGGCCCCGAAGACATGGctaatgatgaagatgatgtgTCCATGGcatgtgaagaagatgaagaaggcagGAACAAGGGAAAAACTGCTACTAGCAGGCAGAATGAGAAGTTATATGCAGTTGAAGGTATGCTTAAtacaaagatgaagaaagcagagaagaagagaaggaaaaaagccGAAAAGTCAATCCCAGAAGATGCCATGGATGATGACTACGATTTCAAATTGGATTATTTCAAGAAGGGATCTGCCATGGATGTTGGTGATAAGGACaatgaaaatcaaataattgGTAAGGTGCCTATGTCAGGTATTGAGTTCCCTGATGAGTGA